CTGAGAAGGGGGTGTGGGACAGAGCTACGGCAGGTGACAGGAGAAGGTGCCTACAAGAGGAGCTTACCAGAAGATAAACACCAGGTCTTCCTTCTTGCTCTCCTTGGTCTCATAGGTGGCGTCGTAGAGGGCGTAGCGACAGTCCTTGTCTGGCAGCATCTTGACAAAGGTGGCATAGGGGTCGTCTACAGTCTGGCCCACATCACCTACCAGGATCTCCTTGCCCTCCTCCAAGATGATGTTCTTCTTGTCCTCACTCAGGCAGAAGAGCACGGCCTTCTTGCGCTTCTTCACCTCCTCTGGTGTCGACGACTTACGCACCTTCATGTCATTGAACACCTTGATGACGCCATCAGAGACAGCCACACCGGAGGCCTAGAGGGCGAGCCATATGTACCTCATAAGGAAAAGGTTTCTGGGACTTGCCCTGATGTTCATCCTTTGCTTTCTTAGAAGTTCTGTCTGGATGCTAACAAGGATAATCCCCAGCCCCAAGAGATCATTAATCCCCTTCCAAGACTGTCACTATTTCCCCACCCAAGTCACTGTCAAAGGACCAGATGTGACACAACCCCAGAATAGCACAGACAAGATCTTTGATCTCATAATTCAACatcattcctccccaccccaacatcCTGCAGCCTAGAAATTGAAGGCCTCTGAGAAACAGAGCCTTGGCCAAGATGTGAGTCcagaactaaaaaaaacaaaaaaacaaacaaacaaaaacccagactCCTGGCGCGTTTCCTACTCACAGAATTCAGTATCAGCTTCTGCATAAAGTGCTGAATCAGAACTTCAGATAATAGAAGAGAACCCAGACACCCAGATCACAATCACCTCTAGGAGAGAACCAGGACCCCACAACCCTAGATGGGACACCAACGGTGCTCAACAGTTCCAGCAAGGCCATCAGAACCATTTAGTGCTGTTATTACAGAAAGTATCCTCTCCTCTACTGGGATCTTTCTGAACCAAAGCAGGAACCACAAACCTCTAATTAAGGCACTACCTGACAACTCCCCGTtcacagggaaaaatgcaggaccCAAACGTGGCTGATACAAGTTAGCAGTCGAAATTCAAGGGCCCACAGTCCTTGAGGGCTCTTTAAACTTATATTGTGGGTCGTGTTGGAGGACACCCTAGCCAGGAGTGAAATCTGCCCCCGCTCCCGGAACTGCAGAGGAAGCCGGCCACGTGATCGAGCCGCTTCCGGAGTAGGCGGGGAAAGGAGACCGGCTATACTCAGGGCCTCCCCGAGAAAAACCCGTACCCAGAGGCAGCAGCACCTCCAAGGCCTCAACCCCAAGGAATCACCTTTAGGGACCAACTTATCACTCCCCTCTGCTGCGGGCCCGGACAAGTTACACAATCTTCGGCTCTTGCAGCCGTCAAGCCGAACACAGGGGGCGGGGTGGTTTCCGGGCGGTGTCCGCCTGGGTCACTTCCCTAAACTCGGCTCCACCCTCAGGCCCCATCCGGGAAAGCCGACGGCTCCGCTTGTCCAGGGCTTGGGGCCCAGCAGCCAGGCCTGAGCTTGTGCGCACGCGCCGGCCGACAGCGCCGTTCCAGCCTTTCCCGGGTGTACTCGGCGGAGAACCCAACTCGCCTTATCCGCTCGCTCGCTCCCGAGTACGGCCGTGGTCTCTGCGGTGTCCACTCGGTGCTGGACGGTGCAAGCCCCTAATCCCAGACGCCTGCGCTCGAACCCAAACACCCCCGCATCCCCGCTAGCCGCCGCCCCCGCCCTTCGCGGGCATCCCTGCCACCTGCTCTCGAGACAGACCCGTCTGCGAGGGAGGGTGACGCGGAGACAGGAACAGCCCTTGGGTGGGGCGCGCGCGCCGAGACCGCTCGCGCGCTTTTCCTTCGCCGCCCCCGGGCCAAGTTAGGATGCCGCGTGCTCCCGTCGAGCGCGCGCCCTCGTGAACTGACTCGCTTCGACCCCGCCGCGGCGCGCGCCACCGGCTGCTCCGCCAAGGGCGGGCGCGCGCGTACCCTGGACCCCTCCCCCACGGCCGGTGTCCGCGCGAGCGCCacggtgggggaagggaagggagtcCAGGGGGCGCGCGAGCGACGTCCGAGCCAGCCCTCACCGGCGCCCGCGGGGGCGCACGCGCGTCCCGGCGCCGCCCGCCCCTTAGCACGAGACCCTCATCTCGcccggggagctgggggagggggtgccgaCGTCGCTCTCCTGTTCCCTCCCGCGCGCGCAGACGATCGACTGGCAGCCGCCTCCCCTCCGGCGCCGTGGCCTGCCGCTCACCATGTTTCCGGAAACGAAAAGGAGATAGCAAGGCGAGCCAAAAAGACAAGAGCCGCTGCAGCTGCTGCCGGGATCCGACTGAACGCGGCCTCTCCCGGCCCCTTCCGTTTAGTATGAGCCGCACAATGAGGGGCGGGGCTGGCTTCCGGCGCTCCCCGCGCGGGCCGACGGGAAATGAAGTCCAAGCGTCCTGCGCTGTCCTCGGGCTCGCTGGGTAACAGAGTCATCCTCGTTAGACAGCCTCCCAGCACCACGTTGCCTATTGGGACATGTAGTCCGAGAGAGCCGAGAGGGGCGGGCCTATGGTACGGAGAGCGCGCCCGTTGGTCGAATTTCCCAGGAAACGCTCTGGACTGAACGAAACCCCGGCATTGGGTAATGTGACCAGAAAATAAACCCCGACTTCGCGGCTCTTTACCCCGTAGCGGAACGGTTTTCCTAAGATCCATCTTGGCACTTTCTAGATCCCTGGGTCTGAAA
This Camelus ferus isolate YT-003-E chromosome 10, BCGSAC_Cfer_1.0, whole genome shotgun sequence DNA region includes the following protein-coding sequences:
- the CFL1 gene encoding cofilin-1; the protein is MASGVAVSDGVIKVFNDMKVRKSSTPEEVKKRKKAVLFCLSEDKKNIILEEGKEILVGDVGQTVDDPYATFVKMLPDKDCRYALYDATYETKESKKEDLVFIFWAPECAPLKSKMIYASSKDAIKKKLTGIKHELQANCYEEVKDRCTLAEKLGGSAVISLEGKPL